A region of the Planctomycetota bacterium genome:
CCGCAGAGTCGGGCGAGGTTGGCAATGATCGACCGGCTGGAGGGGCCCGACCCATTCGTGCGGCAGCTGCTGGCGACCCGTCGACAGGTCGAGACCTACTTTGCAAACCTGTGCAACTTCGGCGGCGGGCTCAGCGGCCTGCCTGCCTGGGTCCGCGGCGACCGGGTGGTGCCGTGGGTGACGGGCAAGATCGGCATCCGCCTCGCCCGAGACCGGCATCAGGCAAGCGTCGCTGCATAAAGCCCGGAAGCTTCGGCGTTGCTTACGTGTCCAAGCTGCCGCGTCGGTCGCAAGACGCAAAGCTGCACAGCGTTCCCGACAGGGCTCGAACCTGTAACCTTCGGCTTCGGAGGCCGACGCTCTATCCAATTGAGCTACGGGAACGAGGCAAACAGCTGAGAGTCGATCAAGACAATCTCGCAGCGATCGACGGTCGGCAAGCGGATGATGAGATTCGAACTCACGACCCTCACGTTGGCAACGTGATGCTCTACCACTGAGCTACATCCGCGTCGGGTTGTCTCCACCAGCAGGACTGGCGGGCCGACAGTTTAGCCGACCAAACCGCCGGGGCAAGTGGTGCCGCGTGGGGCGCTTGTTCCGCGCTAGCCGCCCTGCCACGACGTCCGCAGCGTCGCCAACCCGGCCAGCTCGTCGATGAGCCGCGGCACGTCGTCAAGCAGCATCATGCTGGCGGCGTCGCTCTTGGCGTTCGTGGGATCGGGGTGGCATTCGATGAAGACACCGTCGACGCCTGCCGCGACGGCCGCGCGGGCGAGGATCGGTGCCAACGTCGGGTCGCCGCCGCTCTTGCCGCCGAGGCTTGCGGGCGTCTGCGTGGAGTGCGTCGCGTCGAAGACCACGGGGCAACCGGTCTGTGCCATCGTCCGCAGCCCGCCGAAATCGTTGACCAGCCTGCCGTAGCCGAAGAAGGTGCCGCGTTCGGTGAGCCAGACCTCACTCTCGCCCGCCGCCTTCACCTTATCGACGGCCGTCGCCATCTCGGACGGTGCCATGAACTGGCCTTTCTTGATGTTCACGATCTTGCCAGTCTTGCCGCACGCGGTCAGCAGGCTCGTCTGCCGCGCGAGGAAGGCGGGCACCTGCAACACGTCGACCACCTCCGCCGCCGTCGCCGGGTGCTGTGGCTCGTGCACGTCGGTCACGGTCCGCACGCCGAGCTCCTGACCGACGTCACGGAGGATGTCGAGGCCCTCGTCGACGCCCGGCCCGCGATAGCTCGACGCGGACGAACGATTCGCCTTGTCAAAGCTGGCTTTGAAAACGTAGTCGACGCCCGCCCGCTCACACGCCGCCTTGACGGCCTGGCCGACCTGGAGGCAGACGTCGCGCGACTCGATCACACACGGGCCGGCGATGACGAAGAGGTCGGGCACGCTCGAACCTAGCACGCCGAGCAGCGCGACAACGCCTTGCGAGCCGGCACGGATCGCCCTGATTCACAGATGAGATAAAATCTCAATTTGTCTTGAATCGACGTTTTCGCGAGTCTAGAAAGCTTCAGCGATGCGACGCGGCTTCACGTTGGTCGAGCTCCTGGTCGTCATCGGCATCATTGCGCTCCTCGTCGGCGTCCTGTTGCCGACGCTGTCGCGTGCCAGAAGCTCTGCCGCGCAGGTGAAGTGTGCCACTCAGGTCAAACAGCTTGGGGAGGCATGGGTTCTGTTTGCCAACGACAACAAGGGGCGGGCCGTGCCCCACAGCGTGTTCGCGCCGAATCTGGAGGACGTCACAGGCGTGCAGGGGACAAACCTGTTCTGGTGGTCGTCGAAGGTCAACGTGCCCTACCGCGAGCAGCAGGAGTTCGCGCTCTTTTCCCCCTACTTCGACAACGTGAACGACATTCTCGTCTGTCCCGAGTGGGTGGTGCGCGAGGTCACGGCCGTCGACGAACTCATTCTTCGAGCAGAAGGTTTTCCGCCGCCGGAGATGTCCTACGGATACAACGGGCTGCTGCTGAGCGTGCGCGATTTCCGGCAAGAACTGCCGCCCGCACAGCAGACGCCGGGCAACTACATCGGTCTCAATCTGGGAACGATCGACGATCCGACCCGCAAGGTCACGTTTGCCGACGGGGCAGACTTCGACTCAGTCACCGGCCTCAAGCCCCATCCCGAGGCCAACCTCTATCCGCCGCTAGGTGTTGCTGGCCCACCGACGACGATCACCGGCCCGGCTCAGGCACCGCCCAACGTCCACGGCCGACACGGCGATGGGTCGGCCAACGTCGCGTTTGCGGACGGACACGTCGAGCTGGTCCCCGTCACGTTGTATGAGGAGATGGACCCGGTCAACTTTGCCTTCCCGCAAGACGACGCGACCATCATCCGCAAGATCGGATACCTCGACCCCAACACGGACAACATTCGCGAGAACGATCTGATGTTTGTTCGATGAACCATAAGTGAAGGACGCTGAACGCCACCAGGAGATCGCTTGAGTTTGTAATCACCTTCAGACGTCTTCCGGATTGAGAGAATTTGCATGAACCTCCTCAACACACACAGCTTCGTCTTGGCATTTTGCGTCGCGGGGACGGCGGCGGCGCAAGTCGCGAGCGTGTCACTCGCTGGGGACGACGCGACCGGCTACTACGCGACCGTCGGCTTCAACCCGGAGTTCGGAATCCCGGGGGGACCGGGAACCCAGTCGAGTAACCCGAACAATCCCAAATTCTTCGACTATCCGACCTACGCGGCGCAGGATCCGAGCCAGTCGGCAGACATCATCATTCTGCAGGTCGAGCCGTATCAATTCGGGCTCGACTATCCGAATCCGCTGCACCCGATCAATTCGAGCATCTTCACCGATGTGACGGACGATCTGATTGTCGGCCAGCCGGTCAACCCGAACTTTGTCAATGGCGAGTTCAGCGAGGCCTTCACTGAGGACGAAGACTTCCATCTCACCGACATCGGAACGCTCGACTACGACCCGACGCTCGTCTCGCCGACGGGTATCAGCGTCATTCCCGCATCGCAGGTCAGCTTCAGCTTCGACGGCACCGAGTTTCAGGCACAGAACCGCACCAAGATCAGCGCAGCCGATCGTGGTGGCTTCACCGCGGACGATCCGATCGGT
Encoded here:
- the kdsA gene encoding 3-deoxy-8-phosphooctulonate synthase translates to MPDLFVIAGPCVIESRDVCLQVGQAVKAACERAGVDYVFKASFDKANRSSASSYRGPGVDEGLDILRDVGQELGVRTVTDVHEPQHPATAAEVVDVLQVPAFLARQTSLLTACGKTGKIVNIKKGQFMAPSEMATAVDKVKAAGESEVWLTERGTFFGYGRLVNDFGGLRTMAQTGCPVVFDATHSTQTPASLGGKSGGDPTLAPILARAAVAAGVDGVFIECHPDPTNAKSDAASMMLLDDVPRLIDELAGLATLRTSWQGG
- a CDS encoding prepilin-type N-terminal cleavage/methylation domain-containing protein, with product MRRGFTLVELLVVIGIIALLVGVLLPTLSRARSSAAQVKCATQVKQLGEAWVLFANDNKGRAVPHSVFAPNLEDVTGVQGTNLFWWSSKVNVPYREQQEFALFSPYFDNVNDILVCPEWVVREVTAVDELILRAEGFPPPEMSYGYNGLLLSVRDFRQELPPAQQTPGNYIGLNLGTIDDPTRKVTFADGADFDSVTGLKPHPEANLYPPLGVAGPPTTITGPAQAPPNVHGRHGDGSANVAFADGHVELVPVTLYEEMDPVNFAFPQDDATIIRKIGYLDPNTDNIRENDLMFVR